A single window of Ammospiza caudacuta isolate bAmmCau1 chromosome 12, bAmmCau1.pri, whole genome shotgun sequence DNA harbors:
- the RAF1 gene encoding RAF proto-oncogene serine/threonine-protein kinase isoform X1 produces MEHIQGAWKTISNGFGLKDSVFDGPNCISPTLVQQFGYQRRASDDGKISDTSKTSNTIRVFLPNKQRTVVNVRNGMTLHDCLMKALKVRGLQPECCAVFRLLAEPRGKKVRLDWNTDAASLIGEELRVDFLDHVPLTTHNFARKTFLKLAFCDICQKFLLNGFRCQTCGYKFHEHCSTKVPTMCVDWSNIRQLLLFPNSNISDSGVPALPPLTMRRMRESVSRIPVSSQHRYSTPHAFTFNPSNPSSEGSLSQRQRSTSTPNVHMVSTTMPVDSRIIENNSLNASPSSWCRRFCLRGRDAIRSHSESASPSALSGSPNNMSPTGWSQPKTPVPAQRERAPASNTQEKNKIRPRGQRDSSYYWEIEASEVMLSTRIGSGSFGTVYKGKWHGDVAVKILKVVDPTPEQFQAFRNEVAVLRKTRHVNILLFMGYMTKDNLAIVTQWCEGSSLYKHLHVQETKFQMFQLIDIARQTAQGMDYLHAKNIIHRDMKSNNIFLHEGLTVKIGDFGLATVKSRWSGSQQVEQPTGSILWMAPEVIRMQDSNPFSFQSDVYSYGIVLYELMTGELPYSHINNRDQIIFMVGRGYASPDLSKLYKNCPKAMKRLVADCLKKVREERPLFPQILSSIELLQHSLPKINRSASEPSLHRAAHTEDINSCTLTSSRLPVF; encoded by the exons ATGGAGCACATCCAGGGAGCTTGGAAGACCATCAGCAATGGCTTTGGGCTGAAGGATTCTGTCTTTGATGGCCCCAACTGCATCTCCCCCACGCTGGTGCAGCAGTTTGGGTACCAGCGCCGGGCGTCCGACGACGGCAAAATCTCGGATACGTCCAAAACCAGCAACACCATCCGCGTCTTCCTGCCCAACAAGCAGCGCACCGTG GTGAACGTGAGGAATGGGATGACCCTGCATGACTGTCTGATGAAGGCTCTGAAGGTCagggggctgcagccagagTGCTGTGCAGTGTTTCGACTTCTTGCTGAGCCCAGGGG GAAGAAAGTGCGTTTGGATTGGaacacagatgctgcctccctGATTGGAGAGGAGCTGCGAGTGGATTTCCTTGACCATGTCCCACTCACCACTCACAATTTT GCCAGGAAGACATTTCTGAAGCTTGCCTTCTGTGACATCTGCCAGAAGTTCCTGCTCAATGGCTTCCGCTGTCAGACGTGTGGCTACAAATTCCATGagcactgcagcaccaaggTGCCAACCATGTGTGTGGACTGGAGCAACATCAGGCAGCTCTT ATTGTTCCCAAATTCAAATATCAGTGACAGTGGTGTCCCTGCACTACCTCCCTTGACAATGAGACGGATGCGGGAGTCTGTCTCCCGGATACCTGTTAG ctcccagcacaggtaTTCTACACCTCATGCCTTCACTTTCAACCCATCCAACCCTTCCTCTGAGGGCTCTCTGTCCCAAAGGCAGCGCTCCACCTCCACCCCCAACGTGCACATGGTCAGCACCACCATGCCCGTGGACAGCAGGATCATTGAG AATAACAGCCTGAatgcttctcccagctcctggtgcagaCGCTTTTGTTTGAGGGGAAGA GATGCAATTCGAAGCCATAGTGAATCAG CCTCACCCTCTGCTCTGTCTGGAAGTCCTAACAATATGAGCCCAACTGGCTGGTCTCAGCCTAAAACCCCAGTCCCAGCCCAAAGAGAGAGAGCCCCTGCATCTaacacacaagaaaaaaacaaaatt AGGCCTCGTGGACAGAGAGACTCCAGCTATTACTGGGAGATAGAAGCCAGTGAAGTGATGCTCTCCACCAGGATAGGCTCAGGCTCTTTTGGGACAGTTTACAAGGGCAAGTGGCACG GGGATGTAGCAGTGAAGATCCTAAAGGTTGTAGACCCAACCCCAGAGCAGTTCCAGGCTTTCAGGAATGAAGTGGCTGTCCTGAG GAAGACCCGGCACGTGAACATCCTGCTCTTCATGGGCTACATGACCAAGGACAACCTGGCCATTGTCACCCAGTGGTGTGAGGGCAGCAGCCTCTACAAACACCTGCACGTGCAGGAGACCAAGTTCCAGATGTTCCAGCTGATCGACATCGCCCGCCAGACCGCCCAGGGCATGGA CTATTTACATGCAAAGAACATCATCCACAGAGACATGAAATCCAATA ATATATTTCTTCATGAAGGCCTCACAGTGAAAATAGGAGACTTTGGTCTGGCAACTGTGAAATCCCGGTGGAGTGGGTCCCAGCAGGTGGAGCAGCCCACGGGCTCCATCCTGTGGATG GCCCCCGAGGTGATCCGGATGCAGGACAGCAACCCCTTCAGCTTCCAGTCAGATGTCTACTCCTATGGCATAGTGCTCTATGAGCTGATGACAGGGGAGCTGCCCTACTCCCACATCAACAACAGAGATCAG ATCATTTTCATGGTTGGCAGGGGCTATGCTTCCCCAGACCTCAGCAAGCTGTACAAGAACTGCCCCAAGGCCATGAAGAGGCTGGTAGCAGATTGCCTGAAGAAAGTCAGGGAAGAGCGGCCTCTGTTCCCTCAG ATCCTGTCCTCCATcgagctgctgcagcactctCTGCCCAAGATCAACCGCAGCGCCTCGGAGCCGTCCCTGCACCGCGCCGCCCACACCGAGGACATCAACTCGTGCACGCTGACCTCCAGCAGGCTGCCCGTGTTCTga
- the RAF1 gene encoding RAF proto-oncogene serine/threonine-protein kinase isoform X2 — protein MEHIQGAWKTISNGFGLKDSVFDGPNCISPTLVQQFGYQRRASDDGKISDTSKTSNTIRVFLPNKQRTVVNVRNGMTLHDCLMKALKVRGLQPECCAVFRLLAEPRGKKVRLDWNTDAASLIGEELRVDFLDHVPLTTHNFARKTFLKLAFCDICQKFLLNGFRCQTCGYKFHEHCSTKVPTMCVDWSNIRQLLLFPNSNISDSGVPALPPLTMRRMRESVSRIPVSSQHRYSTPHAFTFNPSNPSSEGSLSQRQRSTSTPNVHMVSTTMPVDSRIIEDAIRSHSESASPSALSGSPNNMSPTGWSQPKTPVPAQRERAPASNTQEKNKIRPRGQRDSSYYWEIEASEVMLSTRIGSGSFGTVYKGKWHGDVAVKILKVVDPTPEQFQAFRNEVAVLRKTRHVNILLFMGYMTKDNLAIVTQWCEGSSLYKHLHVQETKFQMFQLIDIARQTAQGMDYLHAKNIIHRDMKSNNIFLHEGLTVKIGDFGLATVKSRWSGSQQVEQPTGSILWMAPEVIRMQDSNPFSFQSDVYSYGIVLYELMTGELPYSHINNRDQIIFMVGRGYASPDLSKLYKNCPKAMKRLVADCLKKVREERPLFPQILSSIELLQHSLPKINRSASEPSLHRAAHTEDINSCTLTSSRLPVF, from the exons ATGGAGCACATCCAGGGAGCTTGGAAGACCATCAGCAATGGCTTTGGGCTGAAGGATTCTGTCTTTGATGGCCCCAACTGCATCTCCCCCACGCTGGTGCAGCAGTTTGGGTACCAGCGCCGGGCGTCCGACGACGGCAAAATCTCGGATACGTCCAAAACCAGCAACACCATCCGCGTCTTCCTGCCCAACAAGCAGCGCACCGTG GTGAACGTGAGGAATGGGATGACCCTGCATGACTGTCTGATGAAGGCTCTGAAGGTCagggggctgcagccagagTGCTGTGCAGTGTTTCGACTTCTTGCTGAGCCCAGGGG GAAGAAAGTGCGTTTGGATTGGaacacagatgctgcctccctGATTGGAGAGGAGCTGCGAGTGGATTTCCTTGACCATGTCCCACTCACCACTCACAATTTT GCCAGGAAGACATTTCTGAAGCTTGCCTTCTGTGACATCTGCCAGAAGTTCCTGCTCAATGGCTTCCGCTGTCAGACGTGTGGCTACAAATTCCATGagcactgcagcaccaaggTGCCAACCATGTGTGTGGACTGGAGCAACATCAGGCAGCTCTT ATTGTTCCCAAATTCAAATATCAGTGACAGTGGTGTCCCTGCACTACCTCCCTTGACAATGAGACGGATGCGGGAGTCTGTCTCCCGGATACCTGTTAG ctcccagcacaggtaTTCTACACCTCATGCCTTCACTTTCAACCCATCCAACCCTTCCTCTGAGGGCTCTCTGTCCCAAAGGCAGCGCTCCACCTCCACCCCCAACGTGCACATGGTCAGCACCACCATGCCCGTGGACAGCAGGATCATTGAG GATGCAATTCGAAGCCATAGTGAATCAG CCTCACCCTCTGCTCTGTCTGGAAGTCCTAACAATATGAGCCCAACTGGCTGGTCTCAGCCTAAAACCCCAGTCCCAGCCCAAAGAGAGAGAGCCCCTGCATCTaacacacaagaaaaaaacaaaatt AGGCCTCGTGGACAGAGAGACTCCAGCTATTACTGGGAGATAGAAGCCAGTGAAGTGATGCTCTCCACCAGGATAGGCTCAGGCTCTTTTGGGACAGTTTACAAGGGCAAGTGGCACG GGGATGTAGCAGTGAAGATCCTAAAGGTTGTAGACCCAACCCCAGAGCAGTTCCAGGCTTTCAGGAATGAAGTGGCTGTCCTGAG GAAGACCCGGCACGTGAACATCCTGCTCTTCATGGGCTACATGACCAAGGACAACCTGGCCATTGTCACCCAGTGGTGTGAGGGCAGCAGCCTCTACAAACACCTGCACGTGCAGGAGACCAAGTTCCAGATGTTCCAGCTGATCGACATCGCCCGCCAGACCGCCCAGGGCATGGA CTATTTACATGCAAAGAACATCATCCACAGAGACATGAAATCCAATA ATATATTTCTTCATGAAGGCCTCACAGTGAAAATAGGAGACTTTGGTCTGGCAACTGTGAAATCCCGGTGGAGTGGGTCCCAGCAGGTGGAGCAGCCCACGGGCTCCATCCTGTGGATG GCCCCCGAGGTGATCCGGATGCAGGACAGCAACCCCTTCAGCTTCCAGTCAGATGTCTACTCCTATGGCATAGTGCTCTATGAGCTGATGACAGGGGAGCTGCCCTACTCCCACATCAACAACAGAGATCAG ATCATTTTCATGGTTGGCAGGGGCTATGCTTCCCCAGACCTCAGCAAGCTGTACAAGAACTGCCCCAAGGCCATGAAGAGGCTGGTAGCAGATTGCCTGAAGAAAGTCAGGGAAGAGCGGCCTCTGTTCCCTCAG ATCCTGTCCTCCATcgagctgctgcagcactctCTGCCCAAGATCAACCGCAGCGCCTCGGAGCCGTCCCTGCACCGCGCCGCCCACACCGAGGACATCAACTCGTGCACGCTGACCTCCAGCAGGCTGCCCGTGTTCTga
- the RAF1 gene encoding RAF proto-oncogene serine/threonine-protein kinase isoform X3 produces the protein MEHIQGAWKTISNGFGLKDSVFDGPNCISPTLVQQFGYQRRASDDGKISDTSKTSNTIRVFLPNKQRTVVNVRNGMTLHDCLMKALKVRGLQPECCAVFRLLAEPRGKKVRLDWNTDAASLIGEELRVDFLDHVPLTTHNFARKTFLKLAFCDICQKFLLNGFRCQTCGYKFHEHCSTKVPTMCVDWSNIRQLFSQHRYSTPHAFTFNPSNPSSEGSLSQRQRSTSTPNVHMVSTTMPVDSRIIENNSLNASPSSWCRRFCLRGRDAIRSHSESASPSALSGSPNNMSPTGWSQPKTPVPAQRERAPASNTQEKNKIRPRGQRDSSYYWEIEASEVMLSTRIGSGSFGTVYKGKWHGDVAVKILKVVDPTPEQFQAFRNEVAVLRKTRHVNILLFMGYMTKDNLAIVTQWCEGSSLYKHLHVQETKFQMFQLIDIARQTAQGMDYLHAKNIIHRDMKSNNIFLHEGLTVKIGDFGLATVKSRWSGSQQVEQPTGSILWMAPEVIRMQDSNPFSFQSDVYSYGIVLYELMTGELPYSHINNRDQIIFMVGRGYASPDLSKLYKNCPKAMKRLVADCLKKVREERPLFPQILSSIELLQHSLPKINRSASEPSLHRAAHTEDINSCTLTSSRLPVF, from the exons ATGGAGCACATCCAGGGAGCTTGGAAGACCATCAGCAATGGCTTTGGGCTGAAGGATTCTGTCTTTGATGGCCCCAACTGCATCTCCCCCACGCTGGTGCAGCAGTTTGGGTACCAGCGCCGGGCGTCCGACGACGGCAAAATCTCGGATACGTCCAAAACCAGCAACACCATCCGCGTCTTCCTGCCCAACAAGCAGCGCACCGTG GTGAACGTGAGGAATGGGATGACCCTGCATGACTGTCTGATGAAGGCTCTGAAGGTCagggggctgcagccagagTGCTGTGCAGTGTTTCGACTTCTTGCTGAGCCCAGGGG GAAGAAAGTGCGTTTGGATTGGaacacagatgctgcctccctGATTGGAGAGGAGCTGCGAGTGGATTTCCTTGACCATGTCCCACTCACCACTCACAATTTT GCCAGGAAGACATTTCTGAAGCTTGCCTTCTGTGACATCTGCCAGAAGTTCCTGCTCAATGGCTTCCGCTGTCAGACGTGTGGCTACAAATTCCATGagcactgcagcaccaaggTGCCAACCATGTGTGTGGACTGGAGCAACATCAGGCAGCTCTT ctcccagcacaggtaTTCTACACCTCATGCCTTCACTTTCAACCCATCCAACCCTTCCTCTGAGGGCTCTCTGTCCCAAAGGCAGCGCTCCACCTCCACCCCCAACGTGCACATGGTCAGCACCACCATGCCCGTGGACAGCAGGATCATTGAG AATAACAGCCTGAatgcttctcccagctcctggtgcagaCGCTTTTGTTTGAGGGGAAGA GATGCAATTCGAAGCCATAGTGAATCAG CCTCACCCTCTGCTCTGTCTGGAAGTCCTAACAATATGAGCCCAACTGGCTGGTCTCAGCCTAAAACCCCAGTCCCAGCCCAAAGAGAGAGAGCCCCTGCATCTaacacacaagaaaaaaacaaaatt AGGCCTCGTGGACAGAGAGACTCCAGCTATTACTGGGAGATAGAAGCCAGTGAAGTGATGCTCTCCACCAGGATAGGCTCAGGCTCTTTTGGGACAGTTTACAAGGGCAAGTGGCACG GGGATGTAGCAGTGAAGATCCTAAAGGTTGTAGACCCAACCCCAGAGCAGTTCCAGGCTTTCAGGAATGAAGTGGCTGTCCTGAG GAAGACCCGGCACGTGAACATCCTGCTCTTCATGGGCTACATGACCAAGGACAACCTGGCCATTGTCACCCAGTGGTGTGAGGGCAGCAGCCTCTACAAACACCTGCACGTGCAGGAGACCAAGTTCCAGATGTTCCAGCTGATCGACATCGCCCGCCAGACCGCCCAGGGCATGGA CTATTTACATGCAAAGAACATCATCCACAGAGACATGAAATCCAATA ATATATTTCTTCATGAAGGCCTCACAGTGAAAATAGGAGACTTTGGTCTGGCAACTGTGAAATCCCGGTGGAGTGGGTCCCAGCAGGTGGAGCAGCCCACGGGCTCCATCCTGTGGATG GCCCCCGAGGTGATCCGGATGCAGGACAGCAACCCCTTCAGCTTCCAGTCAGATGTCTACTCCTATGGCATAGTGCTCTATGAGCTGATGACAGGGGAGCTGCCCTACTCCCACATCAACAACAGAGATCAG ATCATTTTCATGGTTGGCAGGGGCTATGCTTCCCCAGACCTCAGCAAGCTGTACAAGAACTGCCCCAAGGCCATGAAGAGGCTGGTAGCAGATTGCCTGAAGAAAGTCAGGGAAGAGCGGCCTCTGTTCCCTCAG ATCCTGTCCTCCATcgagctgctgcagcactctCTGCCCAAGATCAACCGCAGCGCCTCGGAGCCGTCCCTGCACCGCGCCGCCCACACCGAGGACATCAACTCGTGCACGCTGACCTCCAGCAGGCTGCCCGTGTTCTga
- the RAF1 gene encoding RAF proto-oncogene serine/threonine-protein kinase isoform X4, with translation MEHIQGAWKTISNGFGLKDSVFDGPNCISPTLVQQFGYQRRASDDGKISDTSKTSNTIRVFLPNKQRTVVNVRNGMTLHDCLMKALKVRGLQPECCAVFRLLAEPRGKKVRLDWNTDAASLIGEELRVDFLDHVPLTTHNFARKTFLKLAFCDICQKFLLNGFRCQTCGYKFHEHCSTKVPTMCVDWSNIRQLFSQHRYSTPHAFTFNPSNPSSEGSLSQRQRSTSTPNVHMVSTTMPVDSRIIEDAIRSHSESASPSALSGSPNNMSPTGWSQPKTPVPAQRERAPASNTQEKNKIRPRGQRDSSYYWEIEASEVMLSTRIGSGSFGTVYKGKWHGDVAVKILKVVDPTPEQFQAFRNEVAVLRKTRHVNILLFMGYMTKDNLAIVTQWCEGSSLYKHLHVQETKFQMFQLIDIARQTAQGMDYLHAKNIIHRDMKSNNIFLHEGLTVKIGDFGLATVKSRWSGSQQVEQPTGSILWMAPEVIRMQDSNPFSFQSDVYSYGIVLYELMTGELPYSHINNRDQIIFMVGRGYASPDLSKLYKNCPKAMKRLVADCLKKVREERPLFPQILSSIELLQHSLPKINRSASEPSLHRAAHTEDINSCTLTSSRLPVF, from the exons ATGGAGCACATCCAGGGAGCTTGGAAGACCATCAGCAATGGCTTTGGGCTGAAGGATTCTGTCTTTGATGGCCCCAACTGCATCTCCCCCACGCTGGTGCAGCAGTTTGGGTACCAGCGCCGGGCGTCCGACGACGGCAAAATCTCGGATACGTCCAAAACCAGCAACACCATCCGCGTCTTCCTGCCCAACAAGCAGCGCACCGTG GTGAACGTGAGGAATGGGATGACCCTGCATGACTGTCTGATGAAGGCTCTGAAGGTCagggggctgcagccagagTGCTGTGCAGTGTTTCGACTTCTTGCTGAGCCCAGGGG GAAGAAAGTGCGTTTGGATTGGaacacagatgctgcctccctGATTGGAGAGGAGCTGCGAGTGGATTTCCTTGACCATGTCCCACTCACCACTCACAATTTT GCCAGGAAGACATTTCTGAAGCTTGCCTTCTGTGACATCTGCCAGAAGTTCCTGCTCAATGGCTTCCGCTGTCAGACGTGTGGCTACAAATTCCATGagcactgcagcaccaaggTGCCAACCATGTGTGTGGACTGGAGCAACATCAGGCAGCTCTT ctcccagcacaggtaTTCTACACCTCATGCCTTCACTTTCAACCCATCCAACCCTTCCTCTGAGGGCTCTCTGTCCCAAAGGCAGCGCTCCACCTCCACCCCCAACGTGCACATGGTCAGCACCACCATGCCCGTGGACAGCAGGATCATTGAG GATGCAATTCGAAGCCATAGTGAATCAG CCTCACCCTCTGCTCTGTCTGGAAGTCCTAACAATATGAGCCCAACTGGCTGGTCTCAGCCTAAAACCCCAGTCCCAGCCCAAAGAGAGAGAGCCCCTGCATCTaacacacaagaaaaaaacaaaatt AGGCCTCGTGGACAGAGAGACTCCAGCTATTACTGGGAGATAGAAGCCAGTGAAGTGATGCTCTCCACCAGGATAGGCTCAGGCTCTTTTGGGACAGTTTACAAGGGCAAGTGGCACG GGGATGTAGCAGTGAAGATCCTAAAGGTTGTAGACCCAACCCCAGAGCAGTTCCAGGCTTTCAGGAATGAAGTGGCTGTCCTGAG GAAGACCCGGCACGTGAACATCCTGCTCTTCATGGGCTACATGACCAAGGACAACCTGGCCATTGTCACCCAGTGGTGTGAGGGCAGCAGCCTCTACAAACACCTGCACGTGCAGGAGACCAAGTTCCAGATGTTCCAGCTGATCGACATCGCCCGCCAGACCGCCCAGGGCATGGA CTATTTACATGCAAAGAACATCATCCACAGAGACATGAAATCCAATA ATATATTTCTTCATGAAGGCCTCACAGTGAAAATAGGAGACTTTGGTCTGGCAACTGTGAAATCCCGGTGGAGTGGGTCCCAGCAGGTGGAGCAGCCCACGGGCTCCATCCTGTGGATG GCCCCCGAGGTGATCCGGATGCAGGACAGCAACCCCTTCAGCTTCCAGTCAGATGTCTACTCCTATGGCATAGTGCTCTATGAGCTGATGACAGGGGAGCTGCCCTACTCCCACATCAACAACAGAGATCAG ATCATTTTCATGGTTGGCAGGGGCTATGCTTCCCCAGACCTCAGCAAGCTGTACAAGAACTGCCCCAAGGCCATGAAGAGGCTGGTAGCAGATTGCCTGAAGAAAGTCAGGGAAGAGCGGCCTCTGTTCCCTCAG ATCCTGTCCTCCATcgagctgctgcagcactctCTGCCCAAGATCAACCGCAGCGCCTCGGAGCCGTCCCTGCACCGCGCCGCCCACACCGAGGACATCAACTCGTGCACGCTGACCTCCAGCAGGCTGCCCGTGTTCTga